In Janthinobacterium sp. J1-1, a single genomic region encodes these proteins:
- a CDS encoding CHASE domain-containing protein, producing the protein MPADAKGESLRTPEKKPLWLLSCVLSLCVGLVFHMAASMSIDNDARMLFDSLTHSTKQSINMRVKSYTDLLRGAASLFRASDQVSREQFHDYVSSLDLRKNFPGVMNLNYCKALDDARRAAFEAAMQHDYPAGRDGYPAFAIDPPGPRDWYSVLVYIEPISSAPEKYGHDIAVRPAVAEVLAQSRDSGEISNSGLPVPMPGRSQLTGMAMRLPVYRHGMPVATVQQRRAAYQGSVGLGYDMAQMVRGVLAEMPVRNVRLTLFDIGTQATEPQPLARDTRPIFDSAPAGRQAPWWQPGGSRKYLSSTMLIDYNGRVWQALFSVRKSDLYTPFETYLPWLALLVGFTGSTLLYTVLHTLASSRLRAIRMATVMTDELRASQLRLQQSHQKLRRLAAHADHIKEEERKRIAREIHDDLGQNLLVLRIDADMLASRTQQRHPRLHARARATLGQIDATIKSVRQIINDLRPTVLDLGVNAAVEWQAAQFRARTGIACEVSESHGDISVSDQCATALFRILQESLSNISQHANASRVRIRLEKDHGNVSLTVSDNGVGAGADGRNKHGSFGLVGIEERIKLLGGTFLIDSSPGAGMSVQVTVPLAAGMQDFSHQ; encoded by the coding sequence ATGCCTGCCGATGCCAAGGGCGAGAGCCTGCGAACACCTGAAAAAAAGCCGCTCTGGCTGCTCAGTTGCGTGCTGTCGCTGTGCGTCGGCCTGGTGTTCCATATGGCGGCATCGATGTCGATCGACAACGACGCGCGCATGCTGTTCGACAGCCTGACACATTCCACCAAGCAAAGTATCAATATGCGCGTCAAGTCGTACACCGATTTGCTGCGCGGCGCTGCCAGCCTGTTCCGTGCCAGCGACCAGGTCAGCCGCGAGCAGTTCCACGATTACGTAAGCAGCCTGGACTTGCGGAAAAATTTTCCCGGCGTGATGAATCTCAATTACTGCAAGGCGCTCGACGATGCCCGCCGCGCCGCTTTCGAGGCGGCCATGCAGCACGACTACCCTGCCGGGCGCGACGGCTATCCCGCCTTTGCCATCGACCCGCCGGGGCCGCGCGACTGGTATTCCGTGCTGGTGTATATCGAACCGATCAGTAGCGCGCCGGAAAAATATGGCCATGACATCGCCGTGCGCCCGGCCGTCGCCGAGGTGCTGGCGCAGTCGCGCGATTCGGGGGAAATCAGTAATTCCGGCCTGCCCGTGCCGATGCCGGGCCGCTCGCAACTGACCGGCATGGCCATGCGCCTGCCAGTCTACCGCCACGGCATGCCGGTCGCCACGGTGCAGCAGCGCCGCGCCGCCTACCAGGGTTCGGTGGGCCTCGGCTACGACATGGCGCAGATGGTACGCGGCGTGCTGGCCGAGATGCCGGTGCGCAATGTTCGCCTGACCCTGTTCGATATCGGCACGCAGGCCACCGAACCGCAGCCGCTGGCGCGCGACACCCGTCCCATCTTCGACAGCGCGCCGGCCGGCAGGCAGGCACCGTGGTGGCAGCCGGGCGGTTCGCGCAAATATCTGAGCAGCACCATGCTGATCGACTATAACGGGCGTGTCTGGCAAGCGCTGTTCAGCGTGCGCAAGAGCGACCTGTACACGCCATTCGAAACGTATCTGCCCTGGCTGGCGCTGCTGGTGGGCTTTACCGGCAGCACGCTGCTGTACACCGTGCTCCACACCCTGGCCTCGTCACGCCTGCGCGCCATCCGCATGGCCACCGTGATGACCGACGAATTGCGCGCCAGCCAGTTGCGCCTGCAGCAATCGCACCAGAAGCTGCGCCGCCTGGCGGCCCACGCCGACCATATCAAGGAAGAAGAACGCAAGCGCATCGCGCGTGAAATCCACGATGACCTGGGGCAAAACCTGCTGGTGCTGCGCATCGACGCCGACATGCTGGCGTCGCGCACGCAGCAGCGCCATCCGCGCTTGCATGCACGGGCGCGCGCCACCCTGGGCCAGATCGACGCCACCATCAAGAGCGTGCGCCAGATCATCAACGACTTGCGCCCCACGGTACTGGACCTGGGCGTCAACGCCGCCGTGGAATGGCAGGCGGCGCAGTTCCGCGCGCGCACCGGCATCGCCTGCGAGGTCAGTGAAAGCCATGGCGACATCAGCGTCAGCGACCAGTGCGCCACCGCCCTGTTCCGCATCCTGCAAGAATCCTTGAGCAATATTTCCCAGCACGCCAACGCCAGCCGGGTGCGGATCAGGCTGGAAAAAGACCATGGCAACGTCTCGCTGACCGTCAGCGACAACGGCGTGGGCGCCGGCGCCGACGGGCGCAACAAGCATGGCTCGTTCGGCCTGGTCGGCATCGAGGAACGCATCAAGCTGCTGGGCGGTACTTTCCTGATCGACAGCAGTCCCGGCGCGGGCATGAGCGTGCAAGTGACCGTGCCGCTGGCGGCCGGCATGCAAGACTTCTCTCATCAGTAA